One window of Papaver somniferum cultivar HN1 chromosome 9, ASM357369v1, whole genome shotgun sequence genomic DNA carries:
- the LOC113311026 gene encoding delta(12)-fatty-acid desaturase FAD2-like, which translates to MGAGGNMSAPSTKKGDQSVLRRAPHSKPPFTLSQIKKAIPPHCFQRSVLRSFSYVVYDLIIVSLLYFAATTFIPLLPTPLTYPAWIAYWICQGCVCTGIWVIAHECGHHAFSDYQWLDDTVGLVLHSLLLVPYFSWKYSHRRHHSNTGSLERDEVFVPKPKSEMSWFSKYLNNPPGRVLTLTVTLTLGWPLYLTFNVSGRHYERFACHFDPHGPIYSDRERLQIYISDIGFFTVVYGLYLLAAAKGLTWVICIYGVPLLIVNSFLVLITYLQHTHPSLPHYDSSEWDWLRGALATMDRDYGILNKVFHNITDTHVAHHLFSTMPHYNAMEATKAIKPILGDYYQFDGTSFYKAMWREARECMYVAPDEGSDQVNKGVFWYNNKL; encoded by the coding sequence ATGGGTGCGGGTGGTAATATGTCAGCACCTTCAACAAAGAAGGGAGATCAAAGCGTCTTACGCCGAGCTCCTCATTCGAAGCCTCCTTTTACTCTAAGCCAAATCAAAAAGGCCATTCCTCCTCACTGTTTTCAACGCTCTGTTCTTCGGTCATTCTCCTACGTTGTCTACGACCTGATTATCGTTTCTCTGTTGTATTTTGCCGCCACCACTTTCATTCCTCTCTTACCCACTCCACTCACTTACCCTGCTTGGATTGCTTACTGGATTTGCCAAGGTTGTGTCTGCACTGGTATTTGGGTTATTGCCCATGAATGTGGCCACCACGCATTCAGTGACTACCAATGGCTGGATGACACTGTTGGTTTAGTCCTTCACTCCTTACTCCTGGTCCCATACTTCTCATGGAAATACAGTCACCGTCGTCATCACTCTAACACCGGTTCTCTAGAACGTGACGAAGTGTTTGTCCCTAAACCTAAATCAGAAATGTCATGGTTCTCTAAGTACCTCAACAACCCCCCTGGCCGAGTCCTCACTCTTACCGTCACACTCACTCTTGGCTGGCCATTATACTTAACATTCAATGTTTCAGGTCGGCACTATGAGCGTTTTGCTTGCCATTTCGATCCCCATGGCCCGATTTACAGTGACCGTGAACGTCTTCAAATTTACATATCTGATATTGGCTTCTTTACTGTCGTATACGGGCTTTACTTATTGGCAGCAGCAAAAGGACTCACTTGGGTTATCTGTATTTATGGGGTTCCACTGTTGATTGTGAACagctttcttgttttgattacttATTTGCAGCACACTCACCCTTCACTCCCTCATTACGACTCATCCGAATGGGACTGGTTAAGAGGAGCACTGGCTACGATGGATAGAGATTACGGCATACTGAACAAAGTTTTCCACAACATCACTGATACTCATGTTGCTCACCATTTGTTCTCAACAATGCCTCACTATAATGCAATGGAAGCTACCAAAGCTATCAAGCCAATCCTTGGAGATTATTATCAGTTTGATGGAACCTCATTTTACAAGGCCATGTGGAGAGAAGCAAGAGAGTGTATGTATGTCGCACCAGATGAAGGTTCTGACCAGGTAAATAAAGGAGTCTTCTGGTACAATAACAAGCTTTGA